A genome region from Erigeron canadensis isolate Cc75 chromosome 3, C_canadensis_v1, whole genome shotgun sequence includes the following:
- the LOC122593781 gene encoding 3-ketoacyl-CoA synthase 1-like, which produces MDHNNSTVDMDTERLTAELDIKDSTSVVIKIRRKLPDFLQSVKLKYVKLGYGYSCNTATLLMLVVLFPLLVATIIQLTGLGLYTFSQILTSFDTATGLTGGIFLLFLSGVYWAKRPTPVYLVDFACYKPEEDRKMTNEGFAKMSQDSGYFEPETLQFQKRISTRSGLGDETYLSKGITARPPQLNMKEARAEAEQVMFGALDSLFKKTGIRPQEISILIVNCSLFNPTPSLSSMIVNHYKLRPDIMSFNLGGMGCSAGLISIDLAQHLLKANPNSYAVVLSMENITLNWYPGNERSMLLCNCIFRMGGAAMLLSNKSRDRKRSKYQLAHTVRTHKGADDNSYNCIYQREDDKGIVGVSLARELMAVAGDALKTNITTLGPLVLPFSEQLMFFVTLVKRKVFKMKVKPYIPDFKLAFEHFCIHAGGRAVLDEMQKNLSLTDRHMEPSRMTLHRFGNTSSSSLWYELSYAEAKGRVSKGDRVWQIAFGSGFKCNSAVWKALKAIPAGCESNPWADCINKYPVKVPV; this is translated from the coding sequence ATGGATCACAATAATAGTACTGTGGACATGGATACGGAAAGGTTAACCGCGGAGCTAGACATCAAGGACTCAACATCCGTAGTCATCAAAATTCGACGAAAACTACCCGATTTTTTACAGTCAGTAAAACTCAAATATGTCAAACTTGGTTATGGCTATTCATGTAACACTGCCACGCTACTTATGCTTGTTGTTCTTTTCCCATTATTGGTAGCCACTATAATTCAACTCACCGGGCTTGGACTCTACACTTTCTCAcaaattttaacaagttttgataCTGCCACGGGTCTGACCGGTGgcatatttttactttttctttccgGGGTTTACTGGGCCAAACGGCCCACCCCGGTTTACCTAGTGGACTTTGCTTGTTACAAGCCAGAAGAAGACAGAAAAATGACCAACGAAGGGTTCGCTAAGATGTCCCAGGATTCGGGTTATTTCGAGCCAGAAACGTTACAGTTCCAAAAAAGAATATCAACCCGGTCCGGTTTAGGAGACGAAACGTATCTCTCGAAAGGCATCACGGCTCGACCGCCACAACTTAACATGAAAGAAGCCCGGGCCGAAGCAGAGCAAGTCATGTTTGGTGCCTTGGATTCTTTGTTTAAAAAAACCGGGATTCGGCCTCAAGAAATAAGCATTCTTATTGTCAACTGTAGTTTGTTTAACCCAACTCCTTCACTTTCTTCAATGATCGTTAACCATTACAAACTAAGACCCGATATAATGAGCTTTAACCTCGGTGGAATGGGCTGCAGTGCGGGCCTAATATCAATAGACTTGGCCCAACATCTACTGAAAGCAAACCCAAACTCATACGCTGTCGTTTTGAGCATGGAAAACATTACGTTAAACTGGTATCCTGGAAACGAGAGATCAATGCTTTTGTGTAACTGCATTTTCCGTATGGGTGGAGCTGCAATGTTGTTGTCAAACAAATCGAGAGACCGAAAACGTTCAAAATATCAGCTAGCTCACACGGTCCGTACACATAAAGGAGCCGATGATAATAGCTATAATTGTATCTATCAACGAGAAGACGATAAGGGTATCGTGGGCGTTTCTTTAGCTAGAGAACTCATGGCGGTTGCGGGAGACGCACTCAAGACAAATATAACAACTCTCGGCCCATTAGTTTTGCCATTTTCCGAACAATTGATGTTTTTTGTGACACTTGTGAAGCGAAAAGTGTTTAAAATGAAAGTGAAGCCTTATATTCCTGATTTCAAGCTCGCGTTCGAGCATTTTTGTATTCATGCCGGTGGCCGGGCTGTTTTGGATGAGATGCAAAAGAATTTGAGTCTAACTGATAGGCACATGGAGCCGTCGAGGATGACGTTGCATCGGTTTGGAAATACGTCTAGTAGTTCTTTGTGGTACGAGTTGTCATATGCCGAGGCAAAAGGTCGGGTTTCAAAAGGGGACCGAGTCTGGCAGATTGCTTTTGGGTCGGGTTTTAAATGTAACAGTGCTGTTTGGAAAGCGCTCAAGGCGATTCCCGCGGGCTGTGAAAGTAACCCATGGGCCGATTGCATCAACAAGTACCCGGTTAAGGTTCCGgtctaa
- the LOC122594594 gene encoding protein IQ-DOMAIN 17-like: MGKKGGSSSWLTAVKRAFRSPSKDSDKKTNKKHHDNNINQQHHVNHDQVDEEDDKKKEKKRWLFRKPTSVSENVAPQQGGQQPIKITTNIGASTEASASDQRHAIAAAAVAAAEAAVEAARLTKQPQPQPRRASYSREHYAATIIQTAFRGYLARRALRALKGLVKLQALVRGHNVRKQAKMTLQCMQALVRVQARVLDQRMKQSDQCSSRKSTFSDTNSAWGSRYHQDISDRRSMSRDGSSIADDWDERPHTIEEVKAMLQSRAAKREKTLSQAFSQESHEKMRRHGRNPSMGSDNELGVGDRHQWLDRWMGSKPWETRPMARASTDNRDGVKTVEVDTSQPYSNLPPNHMRRSSYQYNHHHHHHHYQNPRNSSSSPLHRAPVTPSPSKTRPIQVRSASPHYVREDRSYHSTQSQTPSLRSNYSFNTVLHQHSRGSTSGGTMPNYMAATESAKARVRSQSAPRQRPSTPERDRPGSAKKRLSFPVPDPYNGNVQNGQNLRSPSFTSVNEAYTYGVEQQSNYSSYYTESIAGGEVSPCSTTDLRRWLR; the protein is encoded by the exons atGGGAAAGAAAGGCGGATCGTCTTCATGGCTCACTGCTGTCAAAAGAGCCTTTCGGTCTCCTAGTAAAGATTCAGAcaaaaaaaccaacaaaaaacatCATGACAACAACATTAATCAACAACACCATGTTAATCATGATCaagttgatgaagaagatgacaag aaaaaggaaaagaagagaTGGTTATTTAGGAAGCCCACTAGTGTGTCTGAAAATGTCGCACCACAACAAGGTGGGCAGCAGCCGATTAAGATTACTACTAATATAGGAGCGTCTACAGAGGCAAGTGCTTCGGATCAACGGCATGCGAttgcggcggcggcggtggcagCTGCAGAGGCAGCGGTTGAGGCGGCTCGGCTGACCAAGCAGCCGCAGCCGCAGCCCCGACGGGCTAGTTATTCAAGGGAGCACTATGCAGCTACAATTATTCAGACTGCTTTTAGAGGTTATTTG GCCAGGAGAGCCCTTCGTGCGCTAAAAGGACTGGTAAAACTGCAAGCATTAGTGAGAGGTCACAATGTGAGAAAACAAGCCAAAATGACGCTTCAATGCATGCAAGCTTTGGTTAGAGTACAGGCTCGTGTTCTTGATCAACGCATGAAACAATCTGATCAATGTAGCAGTCGAAAATCTACTTTTAGTGACACCAATAGTGCATGGGGTTCTCGCTATCATCAAGATATTTCTGACAGGCGATCTATG TCACGAGATGGAAGCAGCATTGCTGATGATTGGGATGAACGACCACACACTATTGAGGAAGTTAAAGCAATGCTTCAAAGCAGAGCTGCTAAACGTGAGAAGACATTATCACAAGCCTTCTCTCAAGAG TCACATGAAAAGATGAGAAGGCACGGTAGGAACCCATCAATGGGAAGTGATAACGAGCTTGGTGTTGGAGACAGACACCAATGGCTGGATAGATGGATGGGTTCAAAACCATGGGAGACCAGGCCCATGGCTAGAGCCTCAACTGATAACAGAGATGGTGTTAAAACTGTGGAGGTTGACACTTCTCAGCCTTATTCGAACCTACCCCCCAACCACATGAGAAGATCTAGTTACCAatataaccaccaccaccatcatcaccatTACCAAAACCCAAGAAATTCCTCTTCCTCTCCTCTTCATAGAGCGCCGGTGACCCCATCACCATCCAAAACAAGGCCTATACAAGTCCGATCAGCCAGCCCCCATTATGTCAGAGAAGACAGAAGTTATCACAGTACTCAAAGTCAAACCCCGAGTTTAAGGTCAAACTATAGTTTCAACACAGTCTTGCATCAACATTCACGAGGCTCTACTAGTGGCGGTACAATGCCTAACTACATGGCTGCAACAGAGTCAGCTAAGGCTCGAGTACGGTCTCAAAGTGCACCTAGACAAAGACCTTCAACTCCCGAAAGAGATCGACCCGGGTCTGCCAAGAAACGACTCTCTTTCCCAGTTCCAGACCCGTATAATGGAAATGTACAAAACGGGCAAAATTTAAGAAGTCCAAGCTTTACAAGTGTGAATGAAGCGTATACATACGGGGTAGAACAGCAGTCTAACTATTCATCGTATTATACAGAGAGCATTGCAGGCGGAGAGGTATCCCCTTGTTCAACGACCGATCTTAGAAGGTGGTTGAGGTGA
- the LOC122590970 gene encoding granule-bound starch synthase 1, chloroplastic/amyloplastic produces the protein MAAATATATAWHCVTKTNNASVATALLSPNSRRSDVKGVNELRVGKTQMVFHEGLRVVYNNNSNKWKVVGPNKKAQNGNSRKLIICGSCGMNLVFVGAEVGPWSKTGGLGDVLGGLPPAMAANGHRVMTVSPRYDQYKDAWDTEVELELKAGDRTEKVRFFHCYKRGVDRVFVDHPMFLEKVWGKTASKVYGPVAGIDYQDNQLRFSLLCQAALEAPRVLNLNSSEYFSGPYGEDVVFIANDWHTALIPCYLKSMYQSRGLYSSAKVAFCIHNIAYQGRFAFSDFSLLNLPDEFKSSFDFIDGYDKPVKGRKINWMKAGILESHKILTVSPYYAQELISAPDKGVELDNILRKTTIQGIVNGMDVQEWSPMTDKFTTVKFDSTTVMSAKPLIKEALQAEVGLPVDKNIPVIGFIGRLEEQKGSDILAAAIPEFIGENVQIIVLGTGKKVMEKQLDDLEIEYPLKARGVAKFNVKLAHMIIAGADFIIVPSRFEPCGLIQLQAMPYGCVPIVASTGGLVDTVKEGYTGFQMGAFNVECETVDPVDVTAVETTVKRALAVYGTPAFSEMIQNCMAQELSWKKPAKKWEEALLSLGVEGSEPGIDGEEIAPLAKENVATP, from the exons ATGGCAGCTGCAACTGCAACTGCAACAGCATGGCATTGTGTGACAAAAACCAACAATGCATCAGTAGCTACTGCACTGTTATCTCCCAATAGCAGAAGATCAGATGTTAAAGGAGTTAATGAATTAAGAGTTGGCAAGACACAAATGGTCTTTCATGAAGGACTTAGAGTtgtgtataataataatagtaataaatgGAAGGTGGTTGGTCCAAATAAAAAGGCTCAAAATGGAAATTCAAGAAAGTTGATCATATGTGGATCATGTGGCATGAACTTGGTATTTGTTGGAGCTGAAGTTGGTCCGTGGAGCAAAACCGGTGGACTTGGTGATGTCCTTGGTGGTCTTCCTCCTGCCATGGCT GCAAATGGGCATCGTGTAATGACGGTATCACCACGTTATGATCAGTACAAAGATGCCTGGGATACAGAAGTAGAGCTTGAG CTCAAGGCTGGAGACAGAACTGAAAAGGTGCGATTTTTCCACTGTTATAAGAGAGGTGTTGACCGCGTGTTTGTAGATCACCCAATGTTCCTTGAGAAG GTTTGGGGAAAAACGGCTTCAAAAGTTTATGGACCTGTTGCTGGAATAGACTATCAGGACAATCAACTTAGGTTCAGCTTGTTATGCCAG GCAGCTTTGGAAGCCCCTAGGGTATTAAACCTCAATAGTAGCGAATACTTCTCAGGGCCATACG GGGAAGATGTTGTGTTCATTGCCAACGACTGGCATACCGCCCTCATTCCATGCTACTTGAAAAGCATGTATCAATCAAGAGGATTATACTCTAGTGCTAAA GTTGCCTTTTGTATCCACAACATAGCTTACCAAGGCAGATTTGCCTTTTCAGACTTTTCGCTCCTCAATCTTCCAGACGAATTTAAGAGCTCTTTCGATTTCATAGAtgg ATATGACAAACCGGTTAAAGGAAGGAAGATCAATTGGATGAAAGCAGGAATACTGGAGTCGCATAAGATCTTAACTGTTAGCCCTTACTATGCCCAAGAGCTTATTTCCGCTCCAGACAAAGGAGTGGAATTGGACAATATCCTGCGGAAAACAACCATCCAGGGAATCGTGAATGGAATGGATGTCCAGGAATGGAGCCCCATGACCGATAAATTTACTACTGTCAAATTTGATTCTACCACT GTAATGAGTGCAAAGCCGCTTATAAAAGAAGCACTGCAAGCGGAAGTTGGATTGCCTGTGGATAAGAACATCCCGGTTATAGGATTTATAGGGCGGCTTGAAGAGCAGAAAGGCTCTGATATTCTTGCTGCAGCAATCCCTGAATTCATAGGCGAGAACGTTCAGATAATAGTACTT gGTACGGGTAAAAAGGTCATGGAGAAACAATTGGATGATCTGGAGATAGAATACCCCCTAAAGGCTAGAGGAGTCGCCAAGTTCAATGTGAAATTGGCTCATATGATCATAGCCGGTGCTGATTTTATAATCGTACCTAGTAGATTTGAACCTTGTGGTCTCATACAGTTGCAAGCAATGCCATATGGATGT GTGCCTATTGTTGCATCGACTGGGGGGTTGGTTGACACGGTGAAAGAAGGCTATACAGGATTTCAAATGGGGGCGTTTAATGTTGAG TGTGAAACTGTCGATCCAGTGGATGTAACTGCAGTAGAAACAACTGTTAAAAGGGCGTTGGCAGTTTACGGTACTCCAGCATTTTCAGAGATGATTCAAAACTGTATGGCTCAAGAACTTTCATGGAAG AAACCTGCTAAGAAATGGGAGGAGGCGCTTCTGAGTTTGGGGGTCGAAGGTAGTGAGCCTGGGATCGACGGTGAAGAGATTGCTCCTCTTGCCAAGGAAAATGTGGCTACACCTTGA
- the LOC122590997 gene encoding NDR1/HIN1-like protein 12, which translates to MGSDDKHKHNHNHNHTDTGGDLPDVEHQKKRSRYAPEDTRGSISKVVVVILLLIAITALVLWLLYRPHKPKFTVAGVAVVNLNTATPPTTITALQLTLVNRNPNNRVSIYYNHLVIFLSNKNQPITPPLMLPPLHHKSDSTVVMAPMLPLSPEVVNGLASDGGNGAPVSLRVVLTGKRKWKYGGVKSGWKSVYVGCDVVIGLKKGVMGQVPLLGPSVCKVDI; encoded by the coding sequence ATGGGGAGCGACGACAAGCACAAGCACAATCACAACCACAACCACACCGACACCGGTGGTGACCTGCCAGACGTTGAACACCAGAAAAAACGTTCTCGTTACGCCCCTGAAGATACCCGTGGTTCGATTTCCAAAGTGGTGGTTGTCATCCTTCTCCTCATAGCTATAACCGCGCTCGTGTTATGGCTACTTTACCGTCCCCATAAACCCAAGTTCACAGTTGCAGGTGTCGCGGTTGTTAACCTCAACACTGCAACTCCCCCAACCACCATCACAGCCCTGCAGCTGACTCTAGTCAACAGAAACCCCAACAACCGTGTGTCTATTTACTACAACCACCTCGTGATTTTTCTGTCAAACAAAAACCAGCCCATCACTCCACCACTAATGCTACCACCTTTGCATCATAAAAGTGATAGCACAGTGGTTATGGCCCCTATGTTACCCTTGTCACCAGAGGTGGTTAATGGGTTGGCAAGTGATGGAGGTAATGGGGCCCCCGTGAGTTTACGGGTTGTTTTGACTGGAAAAAGGAAATGGAAATATGGAGGTGTAAAGTCAGGTTGGAAATCAGTGTATGTTGGATGTGATGTAGTAATTGGTCTCAAAAAAGGAGTAATGGGTCAGGTTCCTTTGCTTGGGCCTTCTGTGTGCAAAGTTGATatatga
- the LOC122590998 gene encoding protein CURVATURE THYLAKOID 1B, chloroplastic encodes MATTTQCMSTSLIDSKAVPRQSAAAASSQCVTLPSLPPPPLQQQSRAWKATGYCRKLVRNVAAMASGAEAPTEVAEVDGPDVQELIKPLQEAWDKVEDKYAVSSLVVSGAVLLWGSTGLISAIDRLPLVPGVMELVGIGYTGWFAYKNLVFKPDREALIEKIKCTYKDIIGSS; translated from the exons ATGGCAACAACCACACAATGCATGTCCACTAGCCTCATCGACAGCAAGGCTGTTCCGCGGCAATCAGCTGCCGCGGCTTCCTCACAATGTGTCACTCTCCCATCCCTCCCACCACCACCGCTTCAGCAGCAAAGCCGTGCTTGGAAGGCCACTGGATACT GTCGAAAGTTAGTGAGGAATGTTGCTGCCATGGCTAGTGGAGCAGAGGCACCTACTGAGGTCGCCGAGGTCGATGGCCCTGATGTTCAAGAGCTCATTAAGCCACTTCAAGAGGCG tggGACAAAGTGGAAGATAAGTATGCAGTAAGTAGTCTTGTAGTATCAGGAGCGGTTTTACTTTGGGGTTCCACTGGACTTATCTCA GCAATAGACAGGCTTCCCCTAGTTCCAGGTGTTATGGAGCTTGTTGGAATTGGTTACACAGGG TGGTTTGCATACAAGAACCTGGTTTTCAAGCCTGATAG GGAAGCTTTGATAGAGAAGATTAAATGCACATACAAAGATATTATTGGGAGCAGCTGA